The sequence TACTATCTTGTCCACCACTAAAAACAACAACTGCTCTTTCTGTAGTCATCTACCTTCCACCTTTCTAAACGCCTCTTTCATCAGGGTTCCAAATAATTTTGTGTAACTGCAACTGTAATGAAACGTCATTTAAATGATTTGCTTTCATATACTCTACAATATCTTCATAATTAATTACATTAAATACTGGACTTAAGAAAATGTTGGTTTTATTTGTTAAATCATAATCATTAATTAACCCTCTCGCCCTCTCTAAATCTTCCAAATTACCAACCACAAATTTTAGAGTATCGTATTTGGTTAGGAACTGTAAATTGTCTAGTTCCATATGCCCTTCCATCTTACTGCTACCTAATTTATAATCCATTGTAAATGATGGTGGACGATCCATACCTTTATGAAAAGGCTCTAATGGAACGCTTCCATTAGTTTCAATCTCTACACTTAACTCATTATCAGAAGATAAAAGGTTTAATAAATCTATAATATTATCTTGTAGCAAAGGCTCTCCACCAGTAATGGTTATATTTTTTATATTCGTACTTTTAATATAGGAATAAATGTCCTCTGAAGACATTTCTGTATACTTTACATCTGTATTATTGGCCCACATCGTATCACAATAACTACACTCTAAATTACAACCAGCCAATCGAATAAAAACAGCCAATTGTCCAGCTTTCCTACCTTCTCCATTAATACTAACAAATGTTTCAACAACCTTGTAACTCATAACAACACCCTTTCCTATTTCTCAAAAATAGCACTATTATTTGGTGTTTCATAGACAACAACTCTTCTTACATTATATCCTTTTTTTTCTAATTCCTTAAAAAAGTAAGCAGAAAAATTCTCAGCAGTAGGCCTAAAATCCACCTCTATAACATAAAAATCATCTTCTAACAAACAACTTAGCGTCTCTTTTCGCATAGTCCCTCTTTCAATAATAAGAGCATGGTCAAAACCATCCAACAAAACCTTCAAATCCTTCTTCAAATCAGAAAAATCAACAACCATCCCTTTACGTTGACCTTCCTCTATCAAAGTCTCAGACTGAACCTCAACCTCAACAGTCCATCGATGCCCATGAATATTCTTGCACTTCCCATCATACCCTGCAAGAAAATGAGCACTATCAAAACTATGCAATGTCTTCAATAAATACATAACCAATCTCCTATCAAAAAAAATAATTTACTTAACTTACTTCACCACTAAATACAATATGGGTTTAAGTGACTTCCACGACATCAGTATGAGAATACTTATGGAAATAAAGTGACTTTTAAATATTTTCCATAAAATCTTAGTGAAGAGAAAATCAATATTCCGTAAAAAGCCTTAACTGTTTGACCGAAGGAAGTTTTTAAGGCTTAGGAATAATGATTGTAACGAACTTAGATTTTATTAAAATATTTAACGGAACTGTTTTACATAAGCATTCTCATACGGAAACTCCCACGAACACAAATTAAAAAAACTTCAACCCATAATAACAACACCCTATAGCCCCATTCCACTGTGGCTCAGCAAGAGTTACAACCTCTTCATAATCCCTCTTTAAAAACTTATGAATTGCCTTATTATTAGCAACACCACCAGAAACAACCAACTTCTTCCCCTTAAACTTAGTAAGCATAGGCCTTAACCTCTGATAAAGGGAAAAATTGATCCCAGCACACATCGCCTCTAAAGAAACCCCTTCTGCAATCTTCCCAATCAATTCAGACTCAGAAAAAACGGCACAAGTAGAATTTAAAGTCACAGGATTCTCATAAAACCCACTCATCTCATCAAGAGAAACTTCCAATACACTAGCCATATTCTCTAAATAACGACCACAAGAAGCCGCACATTTCTCATTCAACTCAAGATCTGTCATAATCCCCTTTTCAACTTTGACAACCTTAATATCCTGCCCACCAATATCCAAAAGAATAAAATCATCCAATCCAGTCTGAAAGCGCGCCCCATAAACATGGGCCTTAATCTCATTAATGGCCTTAAACCTACTCAAATCCGTATTATTACGACCATATCCAGTGGAGATCCCAACATCGAAGCCATCAATCCCAATCTTCGAAACATCCACCTTCAAAATACCATCAAACGAACAGCATTCTTTATAAAAGGACATGGTACTCATCTTGTCCTTAAAAACAAGCCCATCCCCATCAAACATAGCAATCTTAACTTCACGACTCCCTAAATCAATCCCTAAAACACGCATAAATAATTCTCCTCACAAAACCAAACAATCATTAAAGTAAAAGTAGGTTTCAAAGAAACCACGAAAAAACTATAATAAGCTAAGTAAGCAACTTACTAAACAACGTCAAAGTATGATAATATCTTTGTGATTATGTACCCTCTTAAATATCTTACTAGAAATTCTTAGTGAAGGTTAGGTTAATATTCCGTAAAAAGCCTTAAATGTTTGAGGGGCAGCGATCATAAACCATATCCAAAAACGCCTCAATGCGAAGCTTCGTCCGAGCATCCAACCGATTAATCTTATCCCCTTCAATATGCAAAATAGGAATATCCAACTGACTTTTTAGATAAATGTCTTCAATAGCCCTATGACAAAAAGCTTGTGTATAATGAACTAACGCATCTAATTGACGATCTTCAATCTGTTTTTTTAATTCTTTCAATCTATACTCATTATCATAAGGATAAGTATAATCATAATATTGCTCATAAATATTAGCTGCTTTCTTATATCTAGGAAAAGCAAACTCCCTCTGAACTTCATTATAAACAAAATGGGCGTTATGGTTTTCTACATAGTCATAAATATCCCCTGTCATTGGTGGCACACCAATATACCCCAACCGAATAGCTTTATTAACGGATTCTCTATTCTTCCCAGAAGCAATTACATTATCCAATTCATTACTAAAGGCCTCTGGAGACCCATTAAAATCGCTTAGACTAACTTGATACAGATGGTTTTCAAAGCCTGTAATTTTACCATCTATGTAGGTTAATTCATCTATTTCTTTCACTTTTTCTCGAATAGTATTTAATTGAATTCTTACTTCTTCAACCACTTTTTCGGAGACATTAAAGATATTCATAAATTTTTGTATCTCTTTTTTAACATCTTCTAACCTATGACTATGAGGAAAAGAAAAAGAATGTATTTTTATATTATGAAGGCTTAAAACTTCTAATAATGACTTTGTATTAGAACAATCTCCTTCAACAACACCAATGATTTCATCAATGCCCTCTTGAATACAAACCCCATAAATACCTTTTATCCAAGCACAAGAACTTTTAGGAAATCCATCTCTTTCAGCAATATCTATATAATTTTCATACTCAGTTGAAGTTACAAAAATATTATTCAAATCCACTGGCTCATACCCTGCTGCAATAAGTACTTCCACAGGAACTGTTGTTGTAATCCCTATTTTTTTCATAATGACTCCTTACTATCCTAAAATTAAACACAAAAAAAAGGACACTTTTGTCCTTAAACATAACTAGACTAGGAAAACATAGCATTTAACAATAAAACATAATGCTTTACTGTTAAATACTATATTATTAGTCCTAGTTTTGTTTATAGACAGGATGGTTTCGAACTGTCTTCAAGGTTTTTGATTTTTACTCAAAAACCTCTCTTATACTATTTATTAGTTTAATTTACTACTTAAATCCTTGTGTATTATACCGTATATTTACTTATAAATCAATATTTTTATAAATTCTATATATCTATTTATTATGAATTATAAGTAAAGCCTACTCTTTTTAAACCTTTAATGTGTATTTCATCTCCCAATTCTGGATTAAATATAATCTCCTTTACCCCATCTTCACTATTCGCATCCATTCTTTCATTAACGATTAATCTGCCTTCTCTATAAAGGAGAAAATCTCCTTTACCTTCAGCTGGTTGGAAAACATAATCACCTTTTTCAATATCTAAACCTACAATCCAAGTACCCGTTGTTAACTCACTTCTTATATACGTTTCAATAGGAATAAAATTCACCTTTGAGAGTCCTGTAATTCTTATTTCATTCCCCTCTTCTAAGTCTGTTGTTATTGATTCAATACCTTCCATATCATCAAAAGTTTCATCAAATACAGCCAATCCAAAACTTGTATCAATGATTGTAAATGTACCAATCCCATCTCCGGTGATTTCATATCTGCCTGCTGGGATTGCTACACCTACTATATAACCTTCTCCCTCACTTAGAGACATTTCTTTTGCCTGACTATTGTCTCTTTCTTGTAAAGCAATAGGTTCATTATTGCCACATCCCGTAACCGTTCCAACCATTGTAATAAGTATACAAATAATAATCGTTTTTTTCATAAAATCCTCCTCACCTTTTATTATGTTAACTCAACTGCAACTTTAAAACCTTGGAAGTTTTATATATTACTTTTTAAATTCTACATATTCTATATCCACATAACCTTTAGCTCCAGGAACTTCCTCATCTATTGCAAATATGCCTACTTTTGCACCTACCCACATTGCCTTTTCTGGTGAAAAATACTCTGTTACCACTTCATCTTCTTCTCCATCTAAACTAATACTAAACTTGCACTCACCTGTATCATAGAATTGAATTTGTAACCAAACAATTTTTTCATTATCCTTTACATTTAGATGTTTCTCCCATTGTACTTCTTCTTGTAATACACCATCAATTACTTTTGACATAACATATTGAAGATATAGCTCTTCTTTTATCTTTTTTATTCCTAGATATGCGTATTTTCCTCCCAAAGCAATGACACCTGTCTTTTGCCCTTCTTCTAGACCAAAAACATCCATTTTTACTTCCATTATAAATTCTGGTACTGGTATTTTCTGAGTCAGTATATTGGCACAGTTCCAAAGAATCTCATTAGGTTTTTTCGTTGGATTAATAGGGAATAGTCTTAGATGTCCTGGTCTTTCTGATGTAGAGTAAAACCCTTCTTTTACATTCCCAATCCATTGCCAAGATAATCCTAATCTGCCATTGCTAAAATAATCACTTGATTCTGGTTCTGTAGGCATTACATCAGGACAACCTGATGGTTTTCTATATTTTAATACAGGTTCTCCAACACCTTCTTCATTAGGATTCACCCCTATTATTGGCCAATGATTTTCCCAAGTCACAGGTTGCAAATGAACAATTCTTCCATATACCCCTTTGTCTTGAAAATGTATAAACCATTCTTCATGACTTGGCGTATCCACCAAACCACCTTGATGAGGTCCATTAATATTTGTACTTCCTTGATGCATGACTATTTTTTCTTCGTAAGGCCCTAAAATATGAGTTGACCTTAAAACCGTTTGCCATCCATCTTCCACTCCACCAGCTGGTGCAAAGATATAATAGTAACCTTCTCTTTTATATACTTTAGGCCCTTCAATAGTAGGTTGTGTGATTGTTCCATCAAAAATGATTATATCTTCACCTAAACAAATCGTTCCGTCCATTGACATAGGAAATATCCCAAGTTTACTATTAAAACCAATTCTACTCTTCGCATAACCATGGATGATATAAGCCTTTCCATCGTCATCCCAAAAAGGACAAGGATCAATAAAACCTTTTCCAGACCATACACATGTTAAAGACGACCATTCTCCTAAAGGATCTTTTGTACTAGTCATAAATATGCCTTCATCTGGCATTCCAACAAAAATCCAAAACATATTATTGTGATAACGAATACTAGGTGCCCATATCCCCTTACCATATGCAGGTTGGTTATATGTATCAAAGGGTAATTCTTTTACTGCATAATTTTTTATTTCCCAATTCACTAAGTCTTTTGATACAAGGATAGGTAATCCAGGTACACAATTAAAACTAGATGCTGTCATATAAAAAGTATCCTCTACTCTTATGACATCTGGATCAGAATAATCCGTAAAAAGTATTGGATTTCTATATTTACCATTTCCTAAATCTGCTTTCCATAATAAGTTCTCAGCCATTTCTCCTCCATCTTCAATCAAAAGAGACGGTCCTTTTGATTATCATCATTCATTATCATTCTATTTCATCTTAACCTTATCATAACAAACCATTATTTATTATACAAGAATTAATCAAGAAGAGCCGTCCCTACTGATTAGAAAAGGGATAGCCTAAGCTATCCCTTTTTTGTTTTCTAGTTCTATTAAGTTTTGTATCATAAATAATAAGCCTTTAAACCCTACAAAAGGTGTATATGGATATATATTGCGTTTTACGATATTAGGATTACCTATTTGAAGGCTGATTTCACTTTGATTTGCTAATTCTAAAGTAGACCCATCTGCTAATATTAAGTAAACTGGTGTTTCACTAAGGTATTCTTCTATTTCAGCTTCACTTTTGTCAAAGTCTATTCTAGTAGCATACCTTGGTGGTATTAGATCTTTAATTTTTTTACACATTTTATGTTTTACAATAATCTTTTCAACTTCTAATCCCAATTCTTCTACTAGGGATGCTAAACCTACAACGATATCATAATCTCCAACTAAAACCACTTTTTTATTATCCAAAGCTCTAGTCATAAATTTATAATTCATTAAATATTTTCTAAGGAGTGTCATCTGCTTTCCAATATATTGTTGGTCTAATTTTAATTGGAATTTTTCTTTAATTTGGTTAATCCATTCCATAGTGCCTTCTAAACCATATGGCTTACCGTAGTAATAAGGCAAGTTATGTTCTTTTTCAAGATAATCAGCTGCTTTTATGCCTTCTCCTCTTAATACTAGGTTGAATTCGCTACAGGCAGTATTCTCAATATCATCAACTGAAGTATAAGCTGTAAAAATAGTATTGGATTCGAATCCAAAAGCCTCCTTCATGATGCTTTTTATTTCTTCTACATCTGATAAAAAGTTATAGCTGTCTATATTGTTACCAATAATGTTATAACTTCTTAATTTCTTAACTTCTGTTTCTTGAACTATTTCTTTGCATAATAAATGCATTGTATTCTCTACACCTAAAGCATAATCTCCGCTAAAACCACCTGTAGTTACAGGAATGAGTTTTGCATTTATTTTAGGCTGCATTTCAAAGCAAACACTTTCTATATCCGTTCCTATAATGGCAGATATTGAAGAAGCCATTATAAAGATGTACTTTGGATTATGTCCAGCATCTATTTCTTCTATTGCTTTTTCTAATCGTTCTTGATCCCCAAAAGAGATATCTGTTTCATTGATATGTGTTGTAAAAACATTGGCATTATGTTCCCCATTAAGGCCCATAGTCCCTTCAATAGCAAAGTGAGTTGTTCCAGCAGGACCAAACTCTATGATATACACATCCTCTATAGAGGTTAACGTCCATAATGTACCCATTCTATCTGATGGGGTAGGAAAATATTTATACAGCTCCATGGGCTGCACCTCCTCGTCCTGACATCATTGCTGTCATTTTTCTTTTCAATTCTTCTTGTTGTCTATAAGATACTAATATTTTATTCAGAGTATAA comes from Natranaerovirga pectinivora and encodes:
- a CDS encoding acyl-CoA dehydratase activase encodes the protein MRVLGIDLGSREVKIAMFDGDGLVFKDKMSTMSFYKECCSFDGILKVDVSKIGIDGFDVGISTGYGRNNTDLSRFKAINEIKAHVYGARFQTGLDDFILLDIGGQDIKVVKVEKGIMTDLELNEKCAASCGRYLENMASVLEVSLDEMSGFYENPVTLNSTCAVFSESELIGKIAEGVSLEAMCAGINFSLYQRLRPMLTKFKGKKLVVSGGVANNKAIHKFLKRDYEEVVTLAEPQWNGAIGCCYYGLKFF
- a CDS encoding glycoside hydrolase family 43 protein encodes the protein MAENLLWKADLGNGKYRNPILFTDYSDPDVIRVEDTFYMTASSFNCVPGLPILVSKDLVNWEIKNYAVKELPFDTYNQPAYGKGIWAPSIRYHNNMFWIFVGMPDEGIFMTSTKDPLGEWSSLTCVWSGKGFIDPCPFWDDDGKAYIIHGYAKSRIGFNSKLGIFPMSMDGTICLGEDIIIFDGTITQPTIEGPKVYKREGYYYIFAPAGGVEDGWQTVLRSTHILGPYEEKIVMHQGSTNINGPHQGGLVDTPSHEEWFIHFQDKGVYGRIVHLQPVTWENHWPIIGVNPNEEGVGEPVLKYRKPSGCPDVMPTEPESSDYFSNGRLGLSWQWIGNVKEGFYSTSERPGHLRLFPINPTKKPNEILWNCANILTQKIPVPEFIMEVKMDVFGLEEGQKTGVIALGGKYAYLGIKKIKEELYLQYVMSKVIDGVLQEEVQWEKHLNVKDNEKIVWLQIQFYDTGECKFSISLDGEEDEVVTEYFSPEKAMWVGAKVGIFAIDEEVPGAKGYVDIEYVEFKK
- the queD gene encoding 6-carboxytetrahydropterin synthase QueD, translated to MYLLKTLHSFDSAHFLAGYDGKCKNIHGHRWTVEVEVQSETLIEEGQRKGMVVDFSDLKKDLKVLLDGFDHALIIERGTMRKETLSCLLEDDFYVIEVDFRPTAENFSAYFFKELEKKGYNVRRVVVYETPNNSAIFEK
- a CDS encoding 2-hydroxyacyl-CoA dehydratase family protein — translated: MKKIGITTTVPVEVLIAAGYEPVDLNNIFVTSTEYENYIDIAERDGFPKSSCAWIKGIYGVCIQEGIDEIIGVVEGDCSNTKSLLEVLSLHNIKIHSFSFPHSHRLEDVKKEIQKFMNIFNVSEKVVEEVRIQLNTIREKVKEIDELTYIDGKITGFENHLYQVSLSDFNGSPEAFSNELDNVIASGKNRESVNKAIRLGYIGVPPMTGDIYDYVENHNAHFVYNEVQREFAFPRYKKAANIYEQYYDYTYPYDNEYRLKELKKQIEDRQLDALVHYTQAFCHRAIEDIYLKSQLDIPILHIEGDKINRLDARTKLRIEAFLDMVYDRCPSNI
- the queE gene encoding putative 7-carboxy-7-deazaguanine synthase QueE, yielding MSYKVVETFVSINGEGRKAGQLAVFIRLAGCNLECSYCDTMWANNTDVKYTEMSSEDIYSYIKSTNIKNITITGGEPLLQDNIIDLLNLLSSDNELSVEIETNGSVPLEPFHKGMDRPPSFTMDYKLGSSKMEGHMELDNLQFLTKYDTLKFVVGNLEDLERARGLINDYDLTNKTNIFLSPVFNVINYEDIVEYMKANHLNDVSLQLQLHKIIWNPDERGV
- a CDS encoding nitrogenase component 1, giving the protein MELYKYFPTPSDRMGTLWTLTSIEDVYIIEFGPAGTTHFAIEGTMGLNGEHNANVFTTHINETDISFGDQERLEKAIEEIDAGHNPKYIFIMASSISAIIGTDIESVCFEMQPKINAKLIPVTTGGFSGDYALGVENTMHLLCKEIVQETEVKKLRSYNIIGNNIDSYNFLSDVEEIKSIMKEAFGFESNTIFTAYTSVDDIENTACSEFNLVLRGEGIKAADYLEKEHNLPYYYGKPYGLEGTMEWINQIKEKFQLKLDQQYIGKQMTLLRKYLMNYKFMTRALDNKKVVLVGDYDIVVGLASLVEELGLEVEKIIVKHKMCKKIKDLIPPRYATRIDFDKSEAEIEEYLSETPVYLILADGSTLELANQSEISLQIGNPNIVKRNIYPYTPFVGFKGLLFMIQNLIELENKKGIA